A genomic segment from Triticum dicoccoides isolate Atlit2015 ecotype Zavitan chromosome 1A, WEW_v2.0, whole genome shotgun sequence encodes:
- the LOC119276967 gene encoding uncharacterized protein LOC119276967, with translation MGRPRKTKAKAGGAEAPSPVLCIGNCKVEIHGSGLRCVSTEQNLTISGTRGAKIVIAVDGARSSSDGTGEGADFILLNPNEADSLKKSLLQEVLRLYKKELPTMDYAADTGRKSGFLEKCIMNGKYKTLILRSSSLDGPEEIIAAVSYQIVPADTQYAEIPLAAVTSPFQCVGFGHMLYKELSQRLHNVGVTNIFCWADKVSEGFWLKQGFVSVGEVDTKGKIRRIPVRADIKRALCFPGSSTLMVTHIKKDLPTASKKPCFAELQTSQLHAVVPDSISPDDMNTVVPSCEKLSPHTTGCYKVSKTAKVVRNETSAGSEGCSLSDQQPKKRTYESSSSSLKSKRVRCSGHADHTQDMRQNDICDKSLTINSTPLTPSMVVHVDNKISGDAKVTTCSNGRPSVMLMNIADETKKTRLTEVVETLGGVVTCEGSSCTHVVTGKARRTMNFCIALSSGAWIVSPNWLKQSFKQGKFVGEAEHVLDDEEYKMKYKSEMRDAVMRAKERPCLLFSGYTFCLTKHIEPSPGVLSPVIKSSGGKIISKLDDIDEPSKTIFLACEEGMELAMDAAKRGIKTFSSEWLMTCVMRQEVDLDAPPFAESL, from the exons ATGGGAAGACCACGGAAGACGAAGGCGAAGGCCGGCGGCGCCGAGGCCCCCTCCCCCGTCCTCTGCATCG GCAACTGCAAGGTGGAGATCCATGGGAGCGGCCTAAGGTGCGTGTCCACGGAGCAGAATCTCACCATTTCGGGGACCAGGGGCGCAAAGATCGTAATCGCTG TCGATGGAGCCAGGAGTTCTTCGGATGGGACTG GTGAGGGTGCTGATTTCATCCTTCTGAACCCGAATGAGGCTGATAGCCTAAAAAAATCTTTGCTCCAG GAAGTTCTGAGGCTTTATAAGAAGGAACTTCCAACTATGGACTATGCTGCTGACACTGGGAGAAAATCAGGATTTCTCGAAAAATGCATAATGAATGG GAAGTACAAGACTCTAATTCTGAGGTCTAGTTCACTTGATGGGCCTGAAGAG ATCATAGCTGCTGTATCATATCAGATAGTGCCAGCTGACACACAATATGCTGAAATACCCCTGGCAGCCGTGACATCGCCTTTTCAATGTGTG GGTTTTGGTCATATGTTGTATAAGGAACTTAGCCAGCGTCTTCACAATGTTGGTGTTACCAATATATTCTGTTGGGCAGATAAGGTCTCTGAAGGATTTTGGCTTAAACAG GGTTTTGTGTCTGTTGGAGAGGTGGATACTAAAGGTAAGATTCGCAGAATTCCAGTAAGGGCTGATATCAAGAGAGCATTATGCTTTCCAGGCAGTTCAACACTTATGGTTACACATATTAAGAAGGATTTGCCAACTGCGTCCAAAAAACCATGCTTTGCAGAATTGCAAACTTCTCAGCTCCATGCCGTGGTACCAGATA GCATCTCTCCTGATGATATGAATACTGTCGTTCCCTCCTGTGAAAAGTTGTCTCCCCACACCACTGGATGCTACAAAGTCAGCAAGACTGcaaaagtggtaagaaatgaaacttCTGCTGGTAGTGAAGGATGCTCATTATCTGATCAACAACCAAAGAAACGGACATATGAATCCTCATCATCTTCACTGAAGTCAAAAAGAGTAAGATGCAGCGGTCACGCTGACCATACACAAGACATGAGGCAGAATGATATCTGTGACAAATCTCTGACCATAAATAGCACACCTTTGACTCCTAGTATGGTAGTCCACGTTGACAACAAAATATCAGGAGATGCTAAGGTCACTACCTGTTCCAATGGAAGGCCTTCAGTTATGCTCATGAATATTGCAGATGAAACAAAGAAGACGCGGCTTACAGAG GTAGTTGAAACGCTTGGGGGAGTTGTTACGTGCGAAGGAAGTTCATGCACACATGTCGTTACTGGAAAAGCTAGAAGGACTATGAACTTTTGTATTGCTTTGAGCTCTGG GGCCTGGATAGTTTCTCCAAACTGGCTGAAACAGAGCTTCAAACAAGGGAAATTTGTAG GTGAAGCAGAACATGTTCTGGATGATGAAGAATATAAGATGAAGTACAAGTCTGAAATGAGAGATGCAGTTATGAGGGCTAAAGAGAGGCCTTGCTTGTTATTTTCTGGCTACACTTTCTGTTTGACCAAGCACATCGAACCGTCTCCTGGTGTCCTCTCTCCAGTTATCAAATCCTCTGGTGGCAAG ATCATCAGTAAGCTTGATGACATAGATGAGCCCTCAAAGACAATCTTCTTGGCATGTGAAGAAGGCATGGAGCTTGCAATGGATGCAGCAAAAAGAGGCATAAAGACATTCAGCAGTGAGTGGCTCATGACCTGTGTCATGAGGCAAGAGGTTGATCTTGATGCGCCCCCGTTTGCAGAATCTCTCTGA